From the genome of Nicotiana tabacum cultivar K326 chromosome 17, ASM71507v2, whole genome shotgun sequence:
ATCTTCCCCGAGGGGAGGCGGCCTCATAACGAGACTATCTCCAAGACCTGTATTagaagaaatcaagttaaaagAAAGTATTTCATAGGAAAGCATCAAACTCGGACAGgggaacttaccatgatttttggcctcccatcgacccttggaCAAATCACGCCACGAGCGCTCAGCATACGAAGAGGTCGAAACCAGTTGTCGAACTCAACCTACAAGGTCCGGGACCGCACCAGGAAACCAGGGGGAAGCTGAACCATAAAGAAGAATATAGATGAAAAGAGGTAAAGAAAATATAACAAGTGACCGAACGATATCGGTGAAGatctacttacgcttcatgttccattcttcgggAAATGGCATATTCTCGGCGGGGATTAAATCGAAGGTCCTGACTTGGGCAAACTGGCacatccatcctcggtccttgtcctcaCCTATGCTTGAGAATAGCACCTTCGTGGCCCGACGCTGAAGCCTTATCAGTCTGCCCCGATAAAGATGGGGGTTGTATAGCCTAATGAGATGATCGAGagtgaaagacatcccctcgatcttgctcgagAAGAATCTGAGCAAATTGACGATGCGCCAAAAAGAGGGGTAAATCTAGCTTAGGGTTACCCGGTATTGGCGGCTGAAGTCGATTATGACAGGATCGACGGGGCCtagtgtgaaagggtaagtatacacaattaagaaccctttcacatgagtggtgatgtcctcttcggtggtaggaatcaccacctctttattCTCCCAGTGGCAGTCCTTTTTCACCTGCTCGAGATCACATTCGGATATCGAACAGATGTATCTAAacatgggctcgcatcggccAGGAACCGAAGAGGGTTTTTCGACTATAAAGTCGGACGTAAGTTCATACTGCCCGAGAATGCACTCTTTGATACGTGGCTCTACTGGTGTTTTGTCACCGGACAGCCGCGATGAGGaggctttttcttcttcttgaagaacggtctttgatgtttttgccattgctATATGAGGTTTAAGGGAGAAGAAGGCGAAATTTGTGTTTTAATAAGAGATTGGTAAACGGAAACCGTTGAAATTGATAAACTTGAGGAAGATAGAAGAAGATTTTGAAGATTAGAAAAaaattgaaagtaaagtttgagaaGATTATGAAGGTGGTTTATTTATAATAGCCACTTTGACGGTTTGAAAGCACTAGTGGCCGACCATCAACTGACGTTAATTAATGACTTTGGGAACTGTGCAGACGCGACGCTTCAGTCGCTTACGTCACGATGTTGACATCATTAAATCGAAGTCTCAAATTCGTTTCTTCTCGTTACACTTCAAGAAActaggggactatctatatatggTCAAAACCGGGCCTACCCGATTTTGCCGTTTGATCGAGACAAGGGAGTTGCATCGGGGGATAACCTCGTAATAAATCGGACCAAGGCTCGAAGATGAGACATCAAGCCTAGAGATCGAAGTGTATGTTGAGACCGAGGCCAACAACAATCGAGATCAAGTATTGATCGACTTCAAGGGAagcataataacggaatggcgagatatcgGTAACCGGTCAAGGATCATGGCGTGAATCTCGGAACGGACCAAATCAGAAGCGGATAACTAGCTGTTTATACGGTTTCCTTATGTAATGAGAGATATACCATAATTAGGTcttctctactatataaagaggaggtTCAATCATTTGTAGGCATCAttattcactgataagaatatacacataCCCTGTACGCTGTTTTCTTTGTTCATCACTATTCATCGTTATTTGTTCTATCCTATATTGTTCTTATTAATTAACCTCGAGGCTACTtcgaatcgaggtcgaggcaTCGCTTGCAGACcggtttgttttgttttattgtccaagttatctatttaattcgttgtttatcaattggtgctggtctaaatcacatatccttaaaatcacaatacaagtttaattgttactcaatttttagggtaaacattcATAAATAGAGGATTTCATTTTGATTTTATGGGCGTTGATATTTTGAACAATTAGTATAGGGCCaaaaagaaatggaagaaaacgttGTTATATTTCTAACAATTATTAATTGTACTTTTGTTGAAAAACGAAATGAAGAATAAAGTAGTCCCATTTTGAATAGTTGAGGATTATTTTTGGCCATTTTCCCTTCTATTAAACTACACGAATAAAGTAAAAACTATTTAACATGATTAGtgtatattaaaatattttgtCTATAAAAGCATGTTGATGATTTGCGAACCTTTCGTTGCTTGATGAGTGCAAGAAAATTGCCATATTTTTTTTACCGAACAAAGTCCAAGACAAAATGAAAATTATTGTGACCACACTTTCTGAACTAGTATAACAAAGTTACATTATACATTATTTTTCTCTGCAGAGCAGAGTTATTATCAcaaataaaaatcacaactaTTCTCTTCTACCATAAGATGGGAGAATCCTTGTCCactctctctttttatttatttaaaaattcaaaCTAGCACTCataaatgaaaatacaaaaagaaaaagtaagaaCAAAAGGTATATTCTCCCTCCCGAAAATAGTGGTATTTAGTTCATATATAACAAGGATGAGAAAGACCGAAGTTGAGTCCCCAGAGCTCAAATCTTCCTTTAATGAAATCATAGTAACCTCCCTTCAACGCCAAAGTCTTATTCACCAAAGCATCGCTCACAAATGGGTATGTCAGCAAATTGGCTAGTGATACATTCACAGCTTCCTGCAGTTTATCCATTTCCATTGTTATTTATAAACTACTAGTTGATAAGTAAAAAAAAGACAATTATTAGTGTGAGAACACTATTTTACCTTCTCACAGCATTTGACCTGTTCTTCAAATGTTTTATCCCCATGTTCAGCTAGTACCTTCGCTTTGGCAGGTAATCCAATTTTCACCCAATCCTCAATAAAATCACTACATCATCACATATATGTATTTCTTCAATTAGTAACATAACATAATTAATTGTTCAGTTAAATTCAATTTACTTGACGATACATACGTTGATTCAGAACCATCTTCTGGGAGTTCCATGAGAGCCTTAATACCTCCACAGGCACTGTGGCCAATGACTAAAATATTTTCTACCTTAAGATGGACAACAGCGTATTCGATTATAGCTCCTACTCCCGAGTATTTAGTCTGTTGCAATCCAATTCCAACACAAAAGTCAAGTAAACTATCAAAATTAATACAGAATATATAGAAATTAAACTGATAAATGACCTTGTCATAAGGAGGGACCATGTTGGTGATGTTTCGAGCCATAAAAGCCTCACCGGGCTGAAAATTCAGCACATGGGATGGACTTACTCGTGAATCAGAGCAGGCAAACACCAGAAACTGTTACATGGTTGGATACTTGATTTTTCAgctatagaaaattaaattacaaagtaaaaaaaaaacgtAATATAGATCTTATACCTTGGGTTCCTGTCCTTTCTTGAGTTTATCAAACAGTTCTGGGTTTTTGCTGATACATGAAAGAAATTAGTATTTCATGGTTCGTTTTATTTAATTATCATTGTATGAAAACTAATGACACACTTTTAACATGTTAGGGAAAATAAAAAGAAGGGAATATAGGGGCTTTACTCATATATCTCTGTTTTGAAATAATAAAAGCCAGTCTTGATCCTTTGAACAGGGTCGAAGGATTTGCAGCCTGTCGTTTGTAACTCTGCTGTGATTTCATCAATTCTTTCTGCTACAACCGGTTCCAGTTCTTCCTTCTCACTTCAATCAAACACCCATAATTA
Proteins encoded in this window:
- the LOC107806576 gene encoding carbonic anhydrase, chloroplastic-like — protein: MAKGSYEKAIVSLQNLLSEKEELEPVVAERIDEITAELQTTGCKSFDPVQRIKTGFYYFKTEIYDKNPELFDKLKKGQEPKFLVFACSDSRVSPSHVLNFQPGEAFMARNITNMVPPYDKTKYSGVGAIIEYAVVHLKVENILVIGHSACGGIKALMELPEDGSESTDFIEDWVKIGLPAKAKVLAEHGDKTFEEQVKCCEKEAVNVSLANLLTYPFVSDALVNKTLALKGGYYDFIKGRFELWGLNFGLSHPCYI